In the genome of Ensifer adhaerens, one region contains:
- a CDS encoding N-carbamoyl-L-amino-acid hydrolase produces MAAPGQNMRVNADRLWDSLMDMAKIGPGIAGGNNRQTLTDADGEGRKLFQSWCEAAGLTMGVDKIGNMFMTRPGTDPDALPIYVGSHLDTQPTGGKYDGVLGVLAGLEVVRSMNDLNIKTKHPIVVVNWTNEEGARFAPAMLASGVFAGIHSLDYAYDRKDMEGLRFGDELARIGWIGDEEVGARKMHAYFEYHIEQGPILEAEEKQIGVVTHCQGLWWLEFTLTGKEAHTGSTPMNMRVNAGLAMARIMEMVQTVAMENQPGCVGGVGQVKFSPNSRNVLPGTVIFTVDIRSPDQAKLDGMRARIEKEAAAIAEALGVGCSVEAVGHFDPVTFDPTLVSAVRKAADDLGYSHMNLISGAGHDACWAAKVAPATMVMCPCVGGLSHNEAEEISKEWAGAGADVLLRAVVETAGIVE; encoded by the coding sequence ATGGCTGCACCAGGCCAGAACATGCGCGTCAATGCCGATCGTCTGTGGGACAGCCTCATGGACATGGCCAAGATCGGCCCTGGCATCGCCGGCGGCAACAATCGCCAGACATTGACGGACGCGGATGGCGAAGGCCGCAAGCTCTTCCAGTCCTGGTGCGAGGCCGCCGGCCTCACCATGGGCGTCGACAAGATCGGCAACATGTTCATGACGCGCCCCGGCACCGACCCGGATGCGCTTCCCATCTATGTCGGCTCGCATCTCGACACGCAGCCCACCGGCGGCAAGTATGACGGCGTGCTCGGCGTTCTGGCGGGTCTTGAAGTCGTCCGCTCGATGAACGACCTCAACATCAAGACGAAGCACCCGATCGTCGTCGTCAACTGGACGAACGAGGAAGGCGCGCGCTTTGCGCCTGCCATGCTCGCCTCCGGCGTCTTCGCCGGCATCCACTCGCTCGACTATGCCTATGATCGCAAGGACATGGAAGGCCTGCGCTTCGGCGACGAACTGGCCCGCATCGGCTGGATCGGCGACGAGGAAGTGGGTGCGCGCAAGATGCACGCCTATTTCGAATATCACATCGAACAGGGTCCGATCCTGGAGGCCGAAGAGAAGCAGATCGGCGTCGTCACCCACTGTCAGGGCCTCTGGTGGCTGGAATTCACGCTGACCGGCAAGGAAGCCCATACCGGCTCGACGCCGATGAACATGCGCGTCAACGCCGGACTTGCCATGGCCCGCATCATGGAAATGGTGCAGACGGTGGCGATGGAAAACCAGCCGGGCTGCGTCGGTGGCGTCGGCCAGGTGAAGTTCTCGCCGAATTCCCGCAACGTGCTGCCGGGCACCGTCATCTTCACCGTCGATATCCGCTCGCCCGATCAGGCCAAGCTCGACGGCATGCGCGCCCGCATCGAGAAGGAGGCCGCCGCCATCGCCGAAGCGCTCGGCGTCGGCTGCTCGGTCGAAGCGGTGGGCCATTTCGACCCTGTCACCTTCGACCCCACCCTCGTCTCCGCCGTCCGCAAGGCCGCAGACGACCTCGGCTATAGCCACATGAACCTCATCTCTGGCGCCGGCCACGACGCCTGCTGGGCCGCCAAGGTGGCGCCTGCCACCATGGTCATGTGCCCCTGCGTCGGCGGCCTCTCGCACAACGAGGCGGAAGAGATTTCCAAGGAATGGGCGGGTGCCGGCGCAGACGTGCTGCTGCGCGCCGTGGTGGAGACGGCGGGGATTGTGGAGTGA
- a CDS encoding transcriptional regulator, TetR family, producing the protein MAIPRAAKTQRRTRIQEEKEEIILEAALDVFSMHGFKGATIDQIAEVAGMSKPNLLYYFRTKEAMHRALIDRVLDTWLDPLREFDAEGNPEIEIKSYIRRKLEMARDFPRESRLFANEILRGAPSIVEELDDLRKLVDEKVEVIRAWVKAGKIGRCDPYHLIFSIWATTQHYADFDVQVKAVLGPTRSGEGRFEDAARFLEQLYMNGLQLRS; encoded by the coding sequence ATGGCGATACCGAGAGCGGCGAAGACGCAGCGCAGGACACGCATTCAGGAGGAGAAGGAGGAGATTATCCTTGAGGCGGCGCTCGACGTCTTTTCGATGCATGGCTTCAAGGGTGCGACGATCGACCAGATCGCCGAGGTGGCGGGCATGTCTAAGCCGAACCTTCTCTATTATTTCCGAACCAAAGAGGCGATGCATCGCGCTCTGATCGACCGCGTGCTGGACACATGGCTCGATCCCTTGCGGGAGTTTGATGCCGAGGGAAATCCCGAGATCGAGATCAAGAGCTATATCCGCCGCAAACTGGAGATGGCGCGCGACTTCCCCAGGGAAAGCCGGCTCTTCGCCAACGAGATTCTGCGCGGCGCGCCTTCCATCGTCGAGGAACTGGACGACCTGCGGAAACTGGTGGACGAGAAGGTGGAGGTCATTCGCGCCTGGGTCAAGGCTGGCAAGATCGGCCGCTGCGATCCCTATCACCTGATCTTTTCCATATGGGCGACGACACAGCACTATGCCGACTTTGACGTACAGGTGAAGGCGGTGCTTGGGCCAACCCGCAGCGGCGAGGGGCGTTTTGAGGATGCCGCGCGCTTTCTCGAGCAACTCTACATGAATGGCCTTCAGCTCAGATCCTGA
- a CDS encoding PAS domain S-box-containing protein/diguanylate cyclase (GGDEF) domain-containing protein, with protein sequence MVHLKGMKSYLEIERILATHAGLEEEQRSRLLAALTKLKDEAWRFELLVAALDQLPDEIFLKDRDGHYIVANRECEFALGLASGGMNGKRDPELYGDQFAERFLAEDAEIFATGKPIYCEPFQWKLPQGGVRWNQSSKYPVFDDEGQIIAVCGQVRQSTEAMQSRVLLEAQIDVLEMLAAGRPLAEVFARITALCEGLLEGFWGSLLVLSDDGSVVDEVIAPSMPKGYGQALIGLVIADNLGTCGTACYRGTPIHTEDILTDPNWEAFRSLAEPFELRSCWSMPFFGADHRVLGTFALYSRQPRLPSEFELRCLALGARLAELAVERERLAAQIRIMAERDSLTGLPNRSAFSEMLAVELSSAAAEERGLGVAVLDLDDFKLVNDRHGHSIGDAFLSAISVRMVKALRPGDFVARLGADEFVVVLRKSETRDAQTALREFLSAIRQPVDFERLRLGVSITAGLAVFPRHGKDALELLSHATTAMHRAKQVGRERIEVYDPEFSRMQEVRRKRIESLKDAIASGGIDLDFQPLMDLHEGGIFGFEALARWQHPQEGRLGPGAFIPLAEQEGLIVALGGAVLKRACHEAARWNREFGVRRSVSVNVSAQQFSGGEISRQVRDALAESGLDPALLELELTESMLLDDESTAIAIMSELKALGLSIAIDDFGTGFSNLGALARLPVDRLKIDRSIIRDIETNEAAASIASAIIAMGQRLRLRVLAEGVETPGQMEFLRDNHCDDLQGYLLGRPMPTADVVELLGRKPLGTDVASRPGFAAGRR encoded by the coding sequence TTGGTGCACTTGAAAGGCATGAAGTCCTACTTGGAGATCGAGCGCATTCTGGCGACTCACGCTGGCCTCGAAGAGGAACAGCGCTCAAGACTTCTTGCTGCCTTGACCAAGCTGAAGGATGAGGCCTGGCGATTTGAGCTTCTCGTCGCGGCACTCGATCAGCTTCCTGATGAAATCTTTCTCAAGGATCGCGACGGACATTACATCGTCGCCAATCGCGAGTGCGAGTTTGCGCTTGGACTTGCCTCTGGCGGCATGAACGGCAAGCGCGACCCGGAACTCTACGGAGACCAGTTCGCGGAACGCTTTCTGGCCGAAGATGCCGAAATCTTTGCCACGGGCAAGCCGATATACTGTGAACCCTTCCAGTGGAAGCTGCCCCAGGGCGGCGTGCGATGGAACCAGTCCAGCAAGTATCCGGTCTTTGACGATGAAGGCCAGATCATCGCCGTCTGCGGCCAGGTCCGCCAGTCGACCGAGGCCATGCAGTCGCGGGTTCTTCTGGAAGCCCAGATCGATGTTCTGGAGATGCTGGCCGCCGGGCGGCCGCTTGCGGAGGTGTTTGCGCGTATTACCGCGCTCTGCGAAGGACTTCTGGAAGGTTTCTGGGGCTCGCTTCTGGTTCTTTCCGACGACGGTTCGGTCGTGGATGAAGTGATTGCCCCCTCCATGCCGAAAGGATATGGGCAGGCCCTGATTGGGCTGGTCATCGCGGACAATTTGGGGACGTGCGGCACGGCCTGCTATCGCGGCACTCCCATTCATACGGAAGATATTCTGACAGACCCGAATTGGGAGGCGTTCCGGTCGCTGGCGGAGCCGTTCGAACTCCGCTCCTGTTGGTCAATGCCATTTTTCGGCGCAGACCACCGGGTTCTCGGCACATTCGCGCTCTATTCGCGGCAGCCTCGCCTTCCCAGCGAGTTTGAACTGCGCTGTCTGGCGCTCGGCGCCCGACTTGCCGAACTTGCGGTGGAGCGCGAAAGACTGGCTGCGCAGATTCGGATCATGGCCGAGCGCGACAGCCTGACAGGGCTGCCGAACAGGTCCGCCTTTTCCGAAATGCTGGCGGTGGAACTGAGTTCTGCGGCGGCTGAAGAGCGTGGTCTCGGCGTCGCGGTCCTTGATCTGGACGATTTCAAGCTGGTCAATGATCGCCACGGCCATTCGATCGGCGATGCCTTCCTGAGCGCGATCAGCGTGCGGATGGTGAAGGCCCTCCGGCCCGGCGACTTTGTGGCCCGTCTCGGCGCCGACGAATTTGTCGTCGTCCTGCGCAAATCGGAAACGCGCGACGCCCAGACGGCGCTGCGGGAATTCCTGTCGGCAATCCGGCAGCCGGTGGATTTCGAGCGCCTGCGGCTGGGCGTTTCGATCACCGCGGGGCTTGCGGTCTTTCCCCGTCATGGCAAGGACGCACTGGAGCTTCTAAGCCACGCTACAACCGCCATGCATCGGGCAAAACAGGTCGGGCGCGAACGCATCGAGGTCTACGACCCGGAGTTCTCCCGCATGCAGGAGGTGCGGCGAAAGCGTATCGAGAGCTTGAAGGACGCGATTGCGTCTGGCGGCATAGACCTGGATTTCCAGCCTCTGATGGATCTGCACGAGGGTGGCATTTTCGGATTTGAAGCTCTTGCGCGGTGGCAGCATCCGCAAGAGGGCCGGCTTGGGCCCGGTGCCTTCATTCCCCTGGCGGAACAGGAAGGCCTGATCGTCGCATTGGGCGGGGCCGTGCTTAAGCGGGCCTGTCATGAGGCGGCGCGCTGGAACCGTGAGTTCGGCGTCCGGCGCAGCGTCTCCGTCAATGTCTCTGCCCAGCAATTCAGCGGCGGCGAGATCAGCAGGCAGGTTCGCGATGCTCTGGCCGAGAGCGGTCTCGATCCGGCATTGCTCGAACTGGAACTCACCGAATCCATGCTGCTCGACGACGAGTCCACGGCAATCGCGATCATGAGCGAACTGAAGGCTCTTGGCCTTTCCATTGCCATTGATGATTTCGGCACCGGCTTTTCCAATCTCGGCGCCCTTGCGCGCCTGCCGGTCGACCGTTTGAAAATCGACCGCTCGATTATCCGGGACATCGAGACCAACGAGGCCGCGGCCTCGATCGCCTCCGCCATCATCGCGATGGGGCAGCGCCTGCGGCTTCGGGTACTGGCGGAAGGTGTGGAAACGCCGGGTCAGATGGAGTTTCTGCGCGACAATCATTGCGACGACCTGCAGGGTTATCTTCTCGGCAGACCCATGCCGACCGCAGATGTGGTGGAGCTTCTGGGGAGGAAGCCACTCGGCACCGATGTTGCATCGCGACCGGGGTTTGCCGCCGGCCGCCGCTGA
- a CDS encoding hemoglobin, translating to MSEQKTITLYEAIGGEETIRKLVARFYDLMDTLPEAKNCRAIHPPSLDRSRDKLYDYLTGYMGGPQLYIEKYGHPRLRARHFPAPIGVAERDEWLLCFRMAMEETIDHPKLREIIWKPIEQLAHHMQNREEGEVHA from the coding sequence ATGAGCGAACAAAAAACCATCACGCTTTACGAAGCGATTGGCGGCGAGGAGACGATCCGCAAGCTGGTTGCGCGCTTCTATGACCTGATGGACACGCTGCCGGAAGCGAAGAACTGCCGTGCCATCCATCCGCCGAGTCTCGACCGCTCCCGCGACAAGCTCTACGACTATCTGACAGGCTATATGGGCGGGCCGCAGCTCTATATCGAGAAATATGGTCATCCGCGTCTTCGTGCACGGCATTTCCCTGCACCCATCGGCGTTGCCGAACGCGACGAATGGCTGCTCTGCTTCCGCATGGCGATGGAGGAGACGATCGACCATCCCAAGCTGCGCGAGATCATCTGGAAGCCGATCGAGCAGTTGGCCCATCACATGCAGAATCGTGAAGAGGGCGAAGTGCATGCGTGA
- a CDS encoding Uncharacterized membrane protein YgdD, TMEM256/DUF423 family: MRESVRIFGVFAALFGMCGIGLAAAASHLDDQRLLGGAALMCLIHAPALLALIAAGSRIRFTPLAGVLLILGVLLFAGDLVKRHFTGSGLFPMSAPAGGMIMMAGWLVVGVGALAPRNPSL, encoded by the coding sequence ATGCGTGAGAGCGTCCGCATTTTCGGCGTCTTTGCCGCACTCTTCGGCATGTGCGGCATCGGCCTGGCTGCCGCCGCATCGCACCTGGATGATCAGCGGCTACTCGGCGGTGCCGCGCTGATGTGCCTGATACACGCGCCCGCATTGCTGGCACTGATCGCCGCCGGCAGCCGGATTCGCTTCACCCCGCTCGCCGGTGTCCTGCTCATTCTCGGCGTCCTGCTCTTTGCCGGCGATCTTGTGAAACGTCACTTCACCGGTTCCGGATTGTTTCCGATGTCCGCGCCCGCAGGCGGCATGATCATGATGGCGGGCTGGCTTGTCGTGGGTGTCGGCGCGCTTGCCCCGCGTAACCCAAGTCTCTGA
- a CDS encoding Alpha/beta hydrolase family protein: MRKWTLVLIGFVLILAGAVVAHMTRTDGGIKVKDVRFATPSGTLMSAFLYIPPNATAKTPAPGILAVHGYVNSRETQDGFAIEFARRGYVVLEMDQRGHGYSDGPAFADGFGGPAGLAYLRTFDFVDKANIGLEGHSMGGWTVLAAAAAMPNDYKAIVLEGSSTGAPFAKEGTPDWPRNLGLVYSRYDEFSQFMWGIHRPVDIVNGPKLQAVFGTKDIKVGQLYGDIAAGTGRMLYQPATTHAGDHMSTAAIGDAIDWFSKTLAGGTPKPVDDQIWYHKEFATLAILLGLMVLSLGIFDVALGLPAFAPLKAEPLPARPVRNGGWWVAFLVSTIVPALAYFPLTGVGYTSIGAIPWLPQQLTNAFMVWALGVGVVSLILQLVLKGQGAEFNNRIWASLGIAVLTVLGVYGALALVGAAYGVDARFWIIALKLMSATQMKIFAIYLIPFTVFFLIALRSMHATLSIREQSAFGQYVWNALSFVLGLAVLLVGFYIAIWVTGGLPIPDLALFLIVGIPFVPVLAFVAIFSTFAWRRTNSYLPGALFAGLFVTWFVVAGQATQAPF; the protein is encoded by the coding sequence ATGAGAAAATGGACACTTGTGCTGATCGGCTTCGTGCTGATCCTGGCGGGGGCCGTCGTCGCGCACATGACGCGCACGGATGGCGGGATCAAGGTGAAGGACGTGCGCTTCGCGACACCGTCCGGCACCCTCATGAGCGCCTTCCTCTATATTCCGCCGAATGCGACTGCCAAGACGCCGGCGCCGGGCATTCTGGCCGTTCATGGCTATGTCAATTCGCGCGAGACGCAGGACGGCTTTGCGATCGAATTTGCGCGCCGCGGCTATGTCGTTCTGGAAATGGACCAGCGCGGCCATGGTTATAGCGATGGTCCGGCGTTTGCCGATGGTTTCGGCGGGCCAGCGGGTCTTGCCTATCTCAGAACATTCGACTTCGTCGACAAGGCGAATATCGGGCTTGAAGGCCACTCGATGGGTGGCTGGACGGTGCTGGCCGCTGCTGCTGCGATGCCGAATGACTACAAGGCGATCGTTCTGGAAGGCTCGTCCACCGGTGCGCCCTTCGCCAAGGAAGGGACGCCGGACTGGCCGCGCAATCTCGGCCTAGTCTACAGCAGGTATGACGAGTTTTCGCAGTTCATGTGGGGTATCCATCGCCCCGTCGACATCGTGAACGGGCCGAAGCTTCAGGCGGTCTTTGGCACCAAGGACATCAAGGTTGGCCAGCTTTACGGAGATATCGCAGCCGGCACCGGCCGCATGCTCTACCAGCCGGCCACGACCCATGCCGGCGACCATATGTCGACCGCAGCCATCGGCGACGCCATTGACTGGTTCTCCAAGACGCTCGCGGGCGGCACGCCGAAGCCCGTGGACGACCAGATCTGGTATCACAAGGAGTTCGCGACGCTTGCGATCCTGCTCGGCCTGATGGTTCTGTCGCTCGGCATTTTCGATGTGGCGCTCGGCCTGCCGGCCTTTGCGCCGCTGAAGGCGGAACCGCTACCGGCGCGGCCGGTGCGCAATGGCGGCTGGTGGGTGGCCTTCCTGGTCTCCACCATCGTTCCGGCACTCGCCTATTTCCCGCTCACCGGCGTGGGCTATACCAGCATCGGCGCAATACCGTGGCTGCCGCAGCAGCTGACCAATGCCTTCATGGTCTGGGCGCTGGGCGTGGGCGTCGTTTCGCTCATCCTGCAGCTAGTGCTGAAAGGGCAGGGTGCCGAGTTCAACAACCGCATCTGGGCTTCGCTTGGCATTGCGGTACTGACGGTTCTCGGCGTCTACGGTGCGCTGGCGCTGGTCGGTGCGGCCTATGGCGTAGATGCGCGCTTCTGGATCATTGCATTGAAGCTGATGTCGGCGACGCAGATGAAGATCTTCGCGATCTATCTGATCCCGTTCACGGTGTTCTTCCTGATCGCGCTCCGGTCGATGCACGCGACGCTATCGATCCGCGAGCAGAGCGCGTTCGGGCAATATGTCTGGAATGCACTGTCCTTCGTGCTCGGCCTAGCCGTGCTGCTGGTGGGCTTCTACATCGCGATCTGGGTTACCGGCGGCCTGCCGATCCCGGATCTCGCGCTGTTCCTGATCGTCGGCATTCCGTTCGTGCCGGTTCTGGCTTTTGTCGCGATCTTCTCGACATTCGCCTGGCGCCGCACGAATTCCTATCTGCCGGGCGCGCTCTTCGCCGGCCTCTTCGTCACCTGGTTCGTGGTGGCGGGGCAGGCGACGCAGGCGCCGTTCTGA
- a CDS encoding Heme-degrading monooxygenase HmoA: MYIAMNRFKIAKGSESQFEDIWRNRDSKLKENPGFVEFHLLRGKTHEEEGFTQFVSHSTWESEEAFIAWTKSENFRAAHKNAGDNRSIYLGPPVFEGYTSVVDG, translated from the coding sequence ATGTATATCGCCATGAACCGCTTCAAGATTGCCAAGGGCTCCGAAAGCCAGTTCGAGGACATCTGGCGCAACCGCGATTCGAAGCTGAAGGAAAATCCGGGCTTCGTGGAATTCCACCTTCTGCGCGGCAAGACGCATGAGGAAGAAGGCTTCACGCAGTTCGTCTCGCATTCCACCTGGGAAAGCGAGGAGGCCTTCATCGCCTGGACGAAATCGGAAAACTTCCGCGCGGCGCACAAGAATGCCGGCGACAACCGCAGCATCTATCTCGGCCCGCCGGTCTTCGAGGGCTACACCTCAGTCGTGGACGGCTGA
- a CDS encoding p-hydroxybenzoate 3-monooxygenase, which produces MRTQVVIVGCGPSGLLLGQLLTNAGIDNIILDRVDRDYILGRIRAGVLEVGMVGMLDKAKAGDRMHAEGLVHDGFSLSFDGVQHRIDLKGLTGTSVMVYGQTELTRDLMDKRIESGGLTIYNAGNVTPHDFDTDHPYVTYEKDGVTHRIDADFIAGCDGFHGACRASVQDKGVKNFEKIYPFGWLGILADVPPVDHELIYAHHSRGFALCSQRSLVRSRYYVQVPLTDKVENWSDDAFWDELRRRIPADKAEAMKTGPSIEKSIAPLRSFVAEPLRFGRMFLAGDAGHIVPPTGAKGLNLAASDIHYLFTGLQEFYGEKSFAALDDYSRRALSRIWKAERFSWSMTMLMHTFESEGEFGLRMQQSEFAYLTSSKAPQLAMAENYVGLPY; this is translated from the coding sequence ATGCGCACTCAAGTCGTCATCGTCGGCTGCGGCCCGTCCGGTCTTCTGCTCGGCCAGCTTCTCACCAATGCCGGCATTGACAATATCATTCTCGACCGCGTCGACCGCGACTACATCCTCGGCCGCATCCGCGCCGGTGTGCTGGAAGTCGGCATGGTCGGCATGTTGGACAAGGCCAAGGCCGGCGACCGGATGCATGCCGAAGGTCTCGTCCATGACGGCTTCAGCCTCTCCTTCGACGGCGTCCAGCACCGCATCGACCTCAAGGGGCTGACCGGCACCTCCGTCATGGTCTATGGCCAGACCGAATTGACGCGCGACCTGATGGACAAGCGCATCGAAAGCGGCGGCCTGACGATCTACAACGCCGGCAATGTCACGCCGCACGATTTCGACACCGACCACCCTTACGTCACCTATGAAAAGGACGGCGTCACGCATCGCATTGATGCCGACTTCATCGCCGGCTGCGACGGTTTCCATGGCGCCTGCCGCGCCAGCGTCCAGGACAAGGGCGTCAAGAATTTCGAGAAGATCTATCCCTTCGGCTGGCTCGGCATTCTGGCCGACGTTCCCCCGGTCGATCACGAACTGATCTATGCCCATCATTCGCGCGGCTTCGCACTCTGCTCGCAGCGCTCGCTGGTGCGCAGCCGCTACTACGTGCAGGTCCCGCTGACCGACAAGGTCGAAAACTGGTCGGACGACGCCTTCTGGGACGAGCTTCGTCGCCGCATTCCGGCCGACAAGGCGGAAGCAATGAAGACCGGCCCGTCGATCGAAAAGTCCATTGCGCCGCTGCGCTCCTTCGTCGCCGAACCGCTGCGCTTCGGCCGCATGTTCCTGGCGGGTGACGCCGGCCACATCGTGCCGCCCACCGGCGCCAAGGGCCTCAATCTGGCGGCCTCAGACATCCACTACCTCTTCACCGGCCTGCAGGAATTCTACGGCGAGAAGTCATTTGCCGCACTCGACGACTACTCGCGACGCGCTCTGTCGCGCATCTGGAAGGCCGAGCGCTTCTCCTGGTCGATGACCATGCTGATGCACACGTTCGAATCGGAAGGCGAATTCGGCCTGCGCATGCAGCAATCGGAATTCGCCTATCTCACCAGCTCCAAGGCGCCGCAGCTCGCCATGGCGGAGAACTATGTGGGCCTGCCCTACTGA